The Xenopus tropicalis strain Nigerian chromosome 1, UCB_Xtro_10.0, whole genome shotgun sequence DNA segment taatattcttatatattAAAGTAAagggtacattatttcttataatacacatgttttaTGGGCCATCtgacaagtgacatcactgagcaTTGTTTAtactttacaggatattcatggcttttgtgtataaaaataaataattgatgcATTTTAGTAACACCCAGACTACACCTACATGAATATTACATTGTTTGCAGATGGTACCGCTATACTTTTATACATACCTGATTAGCACAAgcattatgttttaaattaaagccACAACAAAATGACAATTTTAAgattaattttaatgtttttattcagTTTACCCCAAATTGCCAAAATTTCACAAAATTGGCCTTCAAAAGGTGTTACAcgtttcataccaatagggtacttaatcataggctttttAACACCACTGTCTGGGTTATCGGAGTGCCTGCCAACAACAATATTTCTCGTATTTTTTTCTAATCCCACAAATACTGCAACCCGGGAAGCATGGAGTGAATGAACTGGAGTAAGAACTTAATAATTCTCCATTGCAGTGCTAAAATTAACTAGTATTTGTCTAATCCccataatatataattttgtgaCACTTTTTCAATaggtacaaataaaataataaaaatctaaattgaaATCTATGTGGTATAAATCATTGATGTTTACATTCTTATAACATATGAACTGCATATGCCCAGAAGAGACATTATTTTAATTAGCATCAGTTCTAGATCATACCTATTTACCTTAATGTGATAAAGCCTTAAGCACAATTGCCAAATTGGTTCAGTACATCCCACTAAAATGTTAATGACATACCTTCTTCTTTTACATACAAAACAGTAGACAATCAGCACCACAGCTTCAACAGCAAGAAACACAGCTGCTGATATTAGGCCAATCTTCCATGGCTCAAGTCTTAATCTTCTACTTTTTGTATCAATACCTACAATTGAAAATATATTCAGTTATACAAGTCCTGAAAGTCCCAAAATCACTTGTAGTTGGTTAAAGCATTTTTGGTATTATACTACTCTTGCATGTACACAATGCATGTGCCAAACATATACAGAGAATAAAAGCTTTAAGGGGGAATGTTATAGGGAATAGGGAAGCAACTGCGGTGGACTCGACaatagtttaaacattttttggtgttttggtGTTTTGAGGGAAAAGATATTGTTAAGATAATTGGGTGACTAGTTAGGGGCAACTGTATTGCATTGGTTACATGAGAGCCCAGGAAAGAAAGAATAGGAGAAAAACAATCAAGTTCATTAAAGGCCCAGAACTTTATGTGACCAGTTCTTACCTATGTCAGGAAATCAGAAATGATTATGacagaaaatgtttttatgaGACAGAAATGAAGcagcaattacaaaaaaatgtttagcaaAATCATGGTGAGTCTGAGGTTGTAATATCATCAAGCTGCATGATGCCTATACCACAACATGACTTTGATGCAATTTAAAGGGCCTCCTGTTTCTCCATATTGTTGTGCCCAAATGTTGGTTTACCTTATAACAGTGTAATACTTATAGATTATTGTTATGGTATTTAGATTTTGCCTGCAGCCTACCTTGACCACTTGCCTGACTACAGCTCAAGTTCTTGTACTTATAAGAGTGCATTTTAGCAACTCACTTCCTCCTCAGTCAAAGGGTCAGATTAAAGGGTTCTGACAGACATTAGAAGCAATAATAACATCCAGGCAGGCAGCTAGAGTCAAGGGCCAGGAAAAAGCTAGCAGTAATTTCAGAAAACAACACACAAGAAATGGGTCTTAAGCAAGTACTGTAGCACAGAATGTAGCTTGGGGAAGTAGGTATTTTAAAAGGAAAGCTTTAAATGTATTTGGGTGCCAAAACCCACAAAGATATTAGCTAATGAATGAAGAAGATTCAGAAGAAGACGACAAAAaaattccaaaactataaaaaattaaagaactggccattttataacaaacCACTCAGTTGAACTAAGGACGCTGCTTGAATGAGTGGtcacacattttcaaaaaaaagttttgttgctTTATATTTATCTCTACTaaatatcatgacctggatgaatgaaaaccatcatagatatatataattgatattaaaagcaatatttgtttgttctttgctatttcctgacttggtggctCTGACATATCTGTATTTGCTGGTGGTAAACTggcttttcttttattatgctaaatgtttttggggggtttatGTGCTCCTTAAATGCACTTTCAGGATTTCGGAAAAAAAGTAACTTTCTTATTACTAAGGGTTGTGATGGGGACAATTGTTTGAGAAAAGTTCTTCGCAAAGCCCAAAAAAACTTTGGATTGATTTCACATCATCAGGATTAGGTCAATCTAAAACTGCATAGGCGTAACAAGgaccagcacaaaatggtaaCTTTGTATTCATGAAAAGAGAGCTTCTCTATCTCAGCATACAAATGATTTTCCCTTAGATGCTGAGGAACGTTTTTGACTTGTAGAAAGACTAGATCAGGGTATTTGGATATGATGGTCAAGGAAAGATGGAAGAACAATGTTATTGCTGTATGTGAATAAGCTTGCAGGCATCCCAGCAGatcaaaatctattaaaaaaaatgtggcacTTCTAATGCAACCAAATCCCCAAAATCCTGCCCAGATTGGATAATTAGATTTTGTAGCTTTCAGCTTAAGGGCAAGTCCTTACACACATGCTTTTTCCTTTACATGTTGTTCGTTATATATCCATATCTATAACAGATGtcgatagatataaaaaaaaaattaactattaATTAGCTAAAGCATAATATAAAGCTGTTAGGGGaacatattaattatattaatgtttatatgtCAGTGGACTGGGTTCAGCTTTGTACATTCTGTATATAACTTGAAAGCATGTATTCAAATCAATAGAAATGTGTTGGCTAATGAGACAAAACTACGTTCAGCACTATAATTACTGCAAAATGAACCATTTTGAAATAGGATCGGGAAGCTAAATTCAAATTAGGTGTCTTGGTGGCAGAGGACTTTCTGGGCAAATGGAGGAATGTCACCTTGTATAATGTTTAACCATACCGTTGTGAAAACAACTTCTTTATTAATCTTATTAAAGTCCTTTTTTTTGCTAATTACAGAATTGTGTTATTGAGTATTTCATGTGCCGCAGATCTTAATATTTGCTATCCTCACAATGATTACAAAGGCTGTATGGCAATCCCACAAATATCACATGGGGTAATCACATAATTTGGGCAATAAATGTAGAAATCTTACCCTTTGTttaggtgctcatgccccagaccttcagcttaagggagcCATAATAGAAGAAAATACAAGAAATATCGTTGTTGGCAGGCACTCCGATAACCCAGACAGTGGTGTTAAAAAGCAGACATAATATAAGTAAAAACTAtgtagtttatttaatccatatgaaacaaaaaaggaaaagccttaggctgatgccacacgtggcgtttttacgcagcgttttttctcggcctaaaaacgccgcacaagccacacatgccgtttttcagcctagtactggtgacgtaagcaaattccattgccatggtgctaatagtgcgaaatagcaaaaaacgctgagtatttccgctaggtctggcagctgcctttgcgtatacataggaatagcttgctttgcaagtactggcgtatttcagcctacgcttgaaaaatctgtgctgaggcgttttctagcgtatttccgcattgtgtggtttgcttctcgtcttttcaagctatttctatggatgatgatatcaggcgtttttcagccgccgagagaattagaaaatacgcagcgtaaaaacgccacatgtggcatcagccttacacgtttcataccaatagggtacttaatcataggctttttAACACCACTGTCTGGGTTATTGGAGTGCCTGCCAACAACAATATTTCTCGTATTTTTTTCTAATCCCACAAATACTGTAACCCGGGAAGCATGGAGTGAATGAACTGGAGTAAGAATTTAATAATGCTCCATTGCAGTGCTAAAATTAACTAGTATTTGTTTAATTAAACATCATAATACATCTTTGTCTTACCTGCATGTGCACTGGAAGATTTTGTTGCTTCTAAGATTACACCGTTGTTTGTATGACCAAATGTAGTCACCCTTGGCTCATTCAATGTCAGGGTTGGCACAGAGGTAAAATCTTTGACAACATTTTTCAATTCTGGCACTATGGTTCCTTGAATATACAGTTTATCATCTTCTGTAAAAATTTCATTCAAGTTGTTTGTCTCCTCAAGGCCAAATGAGGTCTCTGAGTTATCAGTTTGTGGATGCTGTGGCACCTGGGAAGCTTGAGTAATATCTGATAGAGGTGATAGATAACTGCTTGGAAGTTCTGGACTGAGGCCTATAGgaagaaaacacattttgttaTTTGAACCTTATACTTTACAAGCTCAGTTTTCTCAtttcattttcccatttttttcttgctttatataataaaatacaagtaaaacattaattagttAACAGTTGTCAAACAGCTCCAAATATTACTGAATACTTTGATATAAATGTTTGCACAAAAAATGTTCTCTCACAAGATATAAGTAGTCCACATCCTGTAAAAAATCAAATTTCAGAAATTTAATGGTCGCCCACAATAATCCATATGGGCTAGGAGCTACTCAAACAATGCAATGTATTTTAATCAGGTCTTTGCTGACCACCATACACAATCTTCATGCTGCATAGCAAGTTGGACCCAGGATACCAAACCAACTCCTTAAAAATATTTCAAACTTGAGGATACTGTTTTACAAAGCTTTGAATCCACAGTTGCAAACaaagatatttattattttttgacaaCACTGATTGCTTTAAATACATCAGCACAATTACTTCTCAATGCTGTAGACAGGATGGCAGGTTACTCAGCAGGGTCGAGAGCTCATTTACTATTACATTGGTGCTCATAGTGCCTAACAGTGCATTTGTATCTTGAACAATGGCTAGGTTCTGTACCTGTAGGTGCAGAGTACAAGTCAATTGGTAGTAAACCCACCATGTATTCAATTCTTACCATAGGCAGACAGCAAGTGCAGAGCTTTACTACATATTGTGGCACCTGGTGTACCCTAGAAACAGAGCTGttgtattatatgtatgtatagtgAAGAAAATGTCAcatgacagacagacacacacacatacacacacacatgcatatgtgtgtgtgtcatgtgACACTTTCTTCATTCCATGTGATACTTTTATCATTCCAGATCCTTGACCTTGAAATCCTGTAACTTTTAGAAATCACTATACAGCACTCCATAGCAGGTCATGATGACAAAAGTTAAAAGGTAACATAGTCCTGTAATTTAATTCATGataaagttatacaggtatgggatcccttttccagaaacctgttatccagaaagctctgaattatgggaagaccatcttccatagactccatattaattactgtaaataattcacatattaaaaatgatttgcttttttatgtaataataacagcacctttgtacttgatcctaactaagccaTACGTaaccatattggaggcaaaacaatcctacttggtttatttttttagcagacctaaggtatgaagatccaaattatggaaaacaaCCCAAGTATTCTGTCAAAAAGTCACGGTTATTGTGCGACAAGgcaaaaaattgcactttttttcaatctttttgcaactttttcctgcacgtGCCTTTTCACTTcagatttttttgataaatgcctgacattcgtggaaacgaCTTTatacatggtttaaaaaaaaacaaaaaaaaccaaacatagtataggagtacaggtatgggacctgttatccagaatgcgtgggacctggggctttccagatcaGGGatctatccgtaatttggatcgccattcttctaaaaaatcatttaaacattaaataaaaccagtaggattgttttgcctcctaaaAGGATTAATTGTATTAATTGATTAAAGTGAAGTCTAAGGGCCTTCCTATTAgctggagctttctgcataacaggtttccggataaaggaccCTGTGCCTGCatagacattttatataatagTCTAGTTTTCATAAAAGAGGGGCAGGGAATAAAATATCTGCTATAGGGGTCGGTTATACAATTCCACACTCTGCATTGCTCTGATAAAgtgaataaacacattttacataTCGTAATTCTGGCCACTAAAGGAATTTATGTGGATCATTTTAATGTTGCGGTGCTTATATATTAAATGATTGTGTTTGTATTTACATGAAGTAACCTCTTGTctgctttttattttgaatttcccGAGACAAAAACCCTTGTCAGGCACCAAAAATGttacaagtgtaaaaaaaaataatttataattaatGGTAGCTGATCAACAGGAAAGAAATTGAACAATTAAATGTATTGTAGTCTTGGTAAAGGCTGTTAAAAATTTACATCAGTTCAGTGAACCTTTTTAACAAGCTAGGCTAGTGCTAAAAAGAATTGCATAAAGCCTTGTGGCAAATTAAAAAGCTACAAATCAAACTCTTTAGCTTCACATACAGGTCTTAAAATCATACTGAACAGAGTTATTTTAATTGAAAAGCCCCAATGAATTGGTTCTGATAATTAAAAAGCTCTATGTCTCAAGACgctgaaattaaaaaatacacGAACAAGCTATTTGTCTTGTTTAATGGTTACTTAATGGTTGTTGTGTATTATAGTGTTCAAGGTTTAAATACAACTCACAATATAGTAGGCAGTAAAGATAttgtaaatagaaatataaaccaCAACACTTTTGTGTGCGTATGCAGTCTTATTCAATTAAACACCTTCACAGCAATATAAAAAGCTTGGGAAAAATCCAGAGGATCAGAATACCTTAATCTTGTAAACTGTGCTACATTCAGTTATTTATCACTGATCACATCACtgacaggaggctttatttggtagtacgtcttgtttttattcaaacaaaacttgccaccaagtcaagatATCAAagataactacctggtttggggccactgagagctcacaagccacttgttggggatcactgtagtaGACAGTGTCTCTCTATCCTTATTTCACATTAGTCTTTTCTTTAATGTTAAGTTAGTTTATGATCACAAGTGCAGTTATGTTCATGCATTATGTTGCAGTAAGCTGCAGGTGAAATCTCTTTCACTATAGGTTTTTTATAggctttatgggaaaaaaacatttaaaattgcactttgctcactgcatttgcattgtaaatgaccctaaGGGCTAGTATAAGACAAAAGGATGCGCCTACTGCACCTGGACATAACACTTATATTTCAGAAATTAAAGTCTTACTATTACATGTAATATGATGCAGAAGGCTCATCTTCACTCAGACGTGGCACTTAATGCAGGACATAGGTAGGGTTTATTGGATTGTAGAAACATGATGAATCCTGGTGATGGT contains these protein-coding regions:
- the LOC101733619 gene encoding uncharacterized protein LOC101733619; its protein translation is MKSFGIYYLITTVFLVNCETQENVSLQVPLSSSSSPSIPVPVTKESPELSQIDQMINIHEISTEPPEALPTRETGLSPELPSSYLSPLSDITQASQVPQHPQTDNSETSFGLEETNNLNEIFTEDDKLYIQGTIVPELKNVVKDFTSVPTLTLNEPRVTTFGHTNNGVILEATKSSSAHAGIDTKSRRLRLEPWKIGLISAAVFLAVEAVVLIVYCFVCKRRRRAILTKSCDQDSEACETINVESNDNTLTGVDGTINRLPAQHTGDSSQSTGYQEEQQRRTVQDGHVDYTSV